The region GATCTGCTGGGGATGAAGCCGGATGAATGGCGCGACGTGCGCAGTGATATCCAGATGATTTTCCAGGATCCGCTGGCGTCCCTGAACCCGCGTATGACCATTGGCGAAATCATTGCCGAGCCGCTGCGCACTTATCATCCGAAGATGCCGCGCCAGGAAGTTCGCGATCGGGTGAAAGCGATGATGCTGAAGGTGGGTCTGTTGCCTAACCTCATCAACCGCTACCCACATGAGTTTTCCGGCGGTCAGTGCCAGCGTATCGGTATCGCACGGGCGCTGATCCTTGAACCGAAACTGATTATCTGTGATGAGCCGGTTTCGGCGCTGGACGTTTCCATCCAGGCCCAGGTGGTTAACCTGCTACAGAAACTGCAACGGGAAATGGGGCTGTCGCTGATCTTCATCGCCCACGATCTGGCGGTGGTAAAACACATTTCAGACCGTGTGCTGGTCATGTACCTGGGCCACGCCGTGGAGCTGGGCACGTATGATGAGGTGTACCACAATCCGCTGCACCCTTATACCAAAGCCCTGATGTCTGCGGTGCCCGTTCCGGATCCCGATCTGGAAAAAAATAAAACCATCCAGCTTCTGGAAGGTGAACTGCCATCCCCAATCAACCCGCCTTCAGGCTGCGTATTCCGTACGCGATGCCCAATAGCCGGGCCGGAATGTGCTAAAACACGGCCGGTTCTGGAGGGCAGTTTCCGACATGCGGTTTCCTGCCTGAAAGTAGACCCGTTATAATCTTAAGGGCTGACATGATGTCAGCCCTTATTTTTCGAGGTTAATGTGTCGCGATTATTCACGTCGGCCCGTCAGCGGCTGTATCACCTTTTATTTGATCCTGAAACGGTTTCCGGTCGCCGCTTCGAAGGTCTGTGTGGTTTATTTGCACTGATTAGCGTCATTATTATCTTTATCGAATCCGGCGCCGGAACGCAGTACCACATGACGTATGAGGAGTGGCACGTTTTCGTCTGGCTGGAATTGGTTGTCACGCTGGTGTTTACCGCAGAATATGTACTGAGAGTCATTAGCTGGCCTAATCCGGCGAAATACGTTTTTAGCTTCTGGGGATTTATTGATTTAGCCACCATCCTGCCGCTGTATGTCATGTGGCTGTGGCCCGAGATTAGCCTGAATTATGTGTTTGCCTGGCGCGCAATGCGGGCGATTCGCGTGCTAAGAATTCTGAAACTGCTGCGCTTTATGCCGTCGCTACGGGTTTTTTGGGTCGCCATTGTCAGCGCCCGCCACCAGCTTATTCTCTTCTATTCGTTTATTGCTATCGTGATGATCGTTTTTGGCACGCTGATGTATTTAATCGAAGGGCCGAAATACGGTTTTGCCACGCTTAATGCGTCTGTCTACTGGGCTATCGTTACGGTGACGACCGTGGGCTATGGCGACATTACCCCGCATACGCCGCTGGGACGGATTGTGGCATCGGTACTGATCCTGATTGGCTATTCGGTGATAGCGATACCGACCGGGCTAATTACCACCCATATGAGCAGCGCTTTTCAGAACAGCAAACAGCAACGTAAATGCCCGAAGTGTCAGCAGGGGAATCATGAACCCGGCGCGCGGTTTTGTCACCGCTGTGGAAATGCTTTATCGGATTAAATAAAAAAGGCTGCAATCGCAGCCTTTTTTATTATTCGCGCCAGAGTATGTGGCACAACTTATGGTCTTTCTCGCGGCACAGCAGGACGCGGGCAAAGATATCGTTAATTTCTCCGCCGTCTTCATCTGCCAGACCAATGACCACCTCGGCGAAGAAGTCCGGGTTAAGGTCAAAATCGACGTGTTCGGCCCAGTCTTCAGACGGATCGAACAGCTCAGCACCGCCACGCTCTTCAAATTGCAGGTTGAAAAGAATGACGTCAGCAGGGTCGAGATTATCGACCGCCAGCTCGAGAAAAATATCGTAGGCCTGTTCGAGCGTTTCGTCTTCGGTCAGGCGATTGTTCAGATCCATTTCCATGATGACTACCTGTTAAACATCGTTGGGCACGTTTTACAGCAACGGACTAAAGAAGTAAAACAGTCGTTCGGCAATTCGCTGCCACAGCGGACGTTTCGCCCACAGTCTGGCGTCCAGCAGGCGTGAGCGGGAGATATAATCGTCCTGCACCGCCGCCAGATCGCCGCCGAACCCGGCGTCATCAATGACCAGCGTAATTTCAAAATTCA is a window of Enterobacter hormaechei ATCC 49162 DNA encoding:
- a CDS encoding HI1450 family dsDNA-mimic protein, giving the protein MEMDLNNRLTEDETLEQAYDIFLELAVDNLDPADVILFNLQFEERGGAELFDPSEDWAEHVDFDLNPDFFAEVVIGLADEDGGEINDIFARVLLCREKDHKLCHILWRE
- the oppF gene encoding murein tripeptide/oligopeptide ABC transporter ATP-binding protein OppF, whose protein sequence is MNAIDEKRNVLLEIADLKVHFDIKDGKQWFWQPAKTLKAVDGVTLRLYEGETLGVVGESGCGKSTFARAIIGLVKATDGKVAWLGKDLLGMKPDEWRDVRSDIQMIFQDPLASLNPRMTIGEIIAEPLRTYHPKMPRQEVRDRVKAMMLKVGLLPNLINRYPHEFSGGQCQRIGIARALILEPKLIICDEPVSALDVSIQAQVVNLLQKLQREMGLSLIFIAHDLAVVKHISDRVLVMYLGHAVELGTYDEVYHNPLHPYTKALMSAVPVPDPDLEKNKTIQLLEGELPSPINPPSGCVFRTRCPIAGPECAKTRPVLEGSFRHAVSCLKVDPL
- a CDS encoding ion transporter, which translates into the protein MSRLFTSARQRLYHLLFDPETVSGRRFEGLCGLFALISVIIIFIESGAGTQYHMTYEEWHVFVWLELVVTLVFTAEYVLRVISWPNPAKYVFSFWGFIDLATILPLYVMWLWPEISLNYVFAWRAMRAIRVLRILKLLRFMPSLRVFWVAIVSARHQLILFYSFIAIVMIVFGTLMYLIEGPKYGFATLNASVYWAIVTVTTVGYGDITPHTPLGRIVASVLILIGYSVIAIPTGLITTHMSSAFQNSKQQRKCPKCQQGNHEPGARFCHRCGNALSD